The Daucus carota subsp. sativus chromosome 7, DH1 v3.0, whole genome shotgun sequence genome window below encodes:
- the LOC108193575 gene encoding geranylgeranyl transferase type-2 subunit beta 1-like encodes MGELAADAHVKYILAVEKRKDDFESVVTEHLRINGAYWGLTTVDILGKLEAVDREEIVAWVMKCQHESGGFGGNIGHDPHLLYTLSAVQILALFDRINVLDIDKVSNYIVGLQNEDGSFSGDIWGEIDTRFSYVAICCLSLLRCLDKINVEKAVSYIVSCKNLDGGFGCTPGAESHAGQIFCCVGALAITGSLHHVDKDLLGWWLCERQVKSGGLNGRPEKLPDVCYSWWVLSSLIIIDRVHWIDKEKLVRFILDCQDKENGGISDRPDDAVDVFHTYFGVAGLSLLEYSNLKAIDPAYALPVDVVNRIFLK; translated from the exons ATGGGGGAGCTAGCTGCTGATGCTCATGTTAAATACATTTTGGCGGTTGAAAAG AGGAAGGATGATTTTGAGTCTGTTGTGACTGAGCACCTGCGAATTAATGGGGCGTACTGGGGATTGACGACGGTCGATATATTAGGGAAGTTGGAAGCTGTGGATCGGGAAGAGATTGTAGCATGGGTCATGAAGTGCCAACACGAATCTG GTGGATTTGGCGGTAACATCGGACATGATCCTCATTTACTCTATACCCTTAGCGCGGTACAAATTTTGGCATTATTTGACAGAATAAATGTTCTCGACATCGATAAGGTTTCAAATT ATATTGTTGGCTTACAAAATGAAGATGGGTCATTTTCAGGGGATATTTGGGGAGAAATTGACACACG GTTCTCTTATGTGGCTATCTGTTGTCTCTCACTGCTGCGTTGCTTGGATAAAATAAATGTGGAAAAGGCTGTAAGCTACATTGTAAGTTGCAAGAATCTCGATGGGGGATTTGGATGCACGCCTGGTGCAGAATCTCATGCAGGGCAAA TTTTTTGCTGTGTTGGTGCTCTTGCTATAACTGGTTCTCTGCATCATGTTGACAAGGACCTCCTAGGATGGTGGTTGTGCGAGCGACAAGTTAAATCTGGAGGTCTAAATGGTCGCCCTGAGAAGCTTCCTGAT GTCTGCTACTCATGGTGGGTCCTTTCTAGCTTGATCATTATAGACAGAGTTCATTGGATTGACAAGGAAAAActtgttagatttattttggattgCCAG GATAAGGAGAATGGAGGTATATCCGACAGACCGGATGATGCTGTTGATGTGTTCCACACATATTTCGGAGTTGCTG GTCTCTCCCTGCTTGAATATTCAAATCTGAAAGCTATTGATCCAGCTTATGCATTGCCTGTGGATGTGGTGAATAGGATTTTCCTCAAGTAA